A window of the Cheilinus undulatus linkage group 21, ASM1832078v1, whole genome shotgun sequence genome harbors these coding sequences:
- the LOC121503860 gene encoding nuclear GTPase SLIP-GC-like isoform X1, with product MDDFVREKLTEWGLRNLIQTFKDQYITKESLYLLIEKDIDELIPITGQKAIFRNKLQLLKEGQNATNQRNEETAEAAQVSPHRNKGKRKTLPEEETGQPGPMKRHRETTAAEVTLSEVKEIMKRVEDGLPKTELNDFLCEKIHDLETEKKEVVGVFGRTGAGKSSLINALIGEKNLLPSGDLGACTTVIIKVEANMKNKKYEAEIEFISKEDLEEDLWGLKRIVLSDTDDEEENEDKDENDGGGDVTDVTDEDVYKDAVEVLSTLYGAKWKEICAEDALMNKKHFREIPEFFEPGKKVLSSLSPEKLSEELVKYTRSASEGEDTRRGFWPLVECVTIRVPNNDFLQHVTLVDLPGAGDRNKRRDNMWKEVVGNCSTVWVVAEINRALAEKEPWEILENASSDMGNGGQCQRIDFICTKSDEITRSRGQSAADVRSAILSRNKRAKEELMKEFRKKKTLRKHFSDECFKVFTVSSTEFQDREWLDPADTEVPKLKELLQHLSDCQSETETLNYVSGAKGILSLIQGARYGEVSEDKEKLHTVLKKNLTHGLGTVSGPIQEAISAFENQLRRGVDNSKSTCDRTLEFFLKLKGKGKGRGFHRTLKCVVKNSGVYKPRKGKQLNLNEKLASKLKESIDEEFRKTFPNESKKEPFNGAIGSFSLNTETLAEQYEDGTGMQLRLEYLSTEEMTMKTKLFKDIRECKKTIYNSLTIMIEKLMEPCYKNAQQCEGKGCLDKMRNIIMEHVEENKESMFEEVKDKILEDLENLKAYILKELEKDMLLAIEYALRMYSESFPDVEEDLEKVTEYYKKLKNTTEGTSAARADQPGPSTA from the exons ATGGATGATTTTGTACGTGAAAAATTAACTGAATGGGGTCTCAGAAACTTgatacaaacatttaaag atcaatacaTTACAAAGGAAAGTCTTTACCTTCTCATTGAGAAAGACATTGATGAATTGATCCCAATAACTGGACAAAAGGCAATCTTCAGGAACAAACTCCAGTTGCTAAAG GAGGGACAAAACGCAACCAATCAG AGGAATGAAGAAACAGCTGAGGCTGCTCAG GTTTCTCCCCACAGAAATAAAG GAAAAAGAAAGACGTTGCCTGAGGAGGAGACCGGCCAACCTGGACCAATGAAACGACATCGTgaaaccacagcagcag AAGTTACACTGTCTGAAGTGAAAGAGATCATGAAGAGGGTTGAGGATGGACTACCTAAAACAGAGCTCAATGATTTTCTATG TGAAAAGATCCATGATTTGGAGACAGAGAAGAAGGAGGTGGTTGGTGTCTTTGGTCGAACAGGAGCTGGGAAGAGCTCCTTGATAAACGCCCTCATTGGAGAGAAGAATCTCTTGCCCTCAGGAGATCTAGGTGCCTGTACAACAGTCATCATTAAGGTGGAAGCTAACATGAAGAACAAGAAGTATGAGGCAGAGATCGAATTCATCTCTAAAGAG gATTTGGAGGAGGATTTGTGGGGCCTGAAAAGAATCGTCCTGAGTGATACagatgatgaagaagaaaatgaagACAAAGATGAAAATGACGGTGGTGGTGATGTTACTGATGTCACTGATGAGGATGTTTATAAAGATGCAGTAGAAGTTCTGTCAACGCTGTatggagcaaaatggaaagaaatCTGTGCCGAAGACGCTCTCATGAACaagaaacatttcagagaaATTCCAGAATTTTTTGAGCCCGGGAAAAAGGTCTTGTCATCCCTCTCA CCTGAAAAGCTCTCTGAAGAACTCGTCAAGTACACACGAAGTGCCTCAGAGGGTGAAGACACTAGGAGGGGGTTTTGGCCTCTGGTGGAGTGTGTGACTATCAGGGTGCCAAACAATGACTTCCTCCAGCACGTCACACTTGTGGATCTACCTGGAGCTGGGGACCGCAATAAGAGACGAGATAATATGTGGAAAgag GTTGTTGGTAACTGTTCCACTGTGTGGGTTGTGGCAGAAATTAACAGAGCATTAGCAGAGAAAGAACCATGGGAGATTCTGGAAAATGCCAGCAGTGATATGGGAAATGGTGGCCAGTGTCAGCGCATTGACTTTATCTGCACCAAGTCTGATGAAATTACTAGGTCAAGAGGCCA ATCAGCAGCTGATGTTCGCTCTGCCATATTATCCAGGAACAAGAGAGCCAAAGAAGAACTAATGAAAGagttcaggaaaaaaaaaacccttcgg aaacatttcagtgatGAATGCTTCAAAGTGTTCACAGTGAGCTCCACAGAGTTTCAGGACAGAGAATGGTTAGATCCTGCAGACACTG AGGTCCCCAAACTAAAGGAACTTTTGCAACACCTCAGTGACTGTcaatcagagacagagacactgAACTATGTGTCAGGAGCCAAAGGGATTCTGTCATTAATTCAAGGAGCCCGTTATGGAGAAGTG TCTGAGGATAAAGAAAAGCTGCACACAGTCCTCAAAAAAAACTTGACACATGGACTTGGAACAGTGTCAGGACCCATACAAGAAGCCATAAGTGCTTTTGAGAACCAACTTAGGAGGGGGGTGGATAATTCCAAAAGTACATGTGATCGCACCTTGGAGTTCTTCTTAAAGCTTAAG gGAAAAGGAAAAGGACGTGGTTTTCACAGGACATTAAAGTGCGTAGTCAAAAACAGCGGGGTCTACAAACCAAGAAAAGGGAAACAGCTAAACCTCAATGAGAAGTTAGCTTCAAAGCTGAAGGAGAGCATTGATGAGGAATTCCGGAAGACATTCCC AAACGAATCAAAAAAAGAACCATTCAACGGGGCCATCGGTTCCTTTTCACTCAACACAGAGACACTGGCTGAGCAGTACGAGGATGGAACTGGGATGCAACTGCGACTGGAGTATCTCAGTACAGAG GAAATGACAATGAAGACAAAACTCTTCAAAGACATCCGAGAGTGTAAGAAAACAATCTACAACAGCCTGACAATAATGATTGAGAAACTAATGGAACCATGCTATAAAA acGCACAGCAATGTGAGGGAAAAGGCTGCCTTGACAAAATGAGGAACATAATAATGGAACatgttgaagaaaacaaggAAAGCATGTTTGAGGAGGTGAAAGATAAAATCCTGGAAGATCTGGAAAACCTTAAG
- the LOC121503860 gene encoding nuclear GTPase SLIP-GC-like isoform X2: MDDFVREKLTEWGLRNLIQTFKDQYITKESLYLLIEKDIDELIPITGQKAIFRNKLQLLKEGQNATNQRNEETAEAAQVSPHRNKGKRKTLPEEETGQPGPMKRHRETTAAEVTLSEVKEIMKRVEDGLPKTELNDFLCEKIHDLETEKKEVVGVFGRTGAGKSSLINALIGEKNLLPSGDLGACTTVIIKVEANMKNKKYEAEIEFISKEDLEEDLWGLKRIVLSDTDDEEENEDKDENDGGGDVTDVTDEDVYKDAVEVLSTLYGAKWKEICAEDALMNKKHFREIPEFFEPGKKVLSSLSPEKLSEELVKYTRSASEGEDTRRGFWPLVECVTIRVPNNDFLQHVTLVDLPGAGDRNKRRDNMWKEVVGNCSTVWVVAEINRALAEKEPWEILENASSDMGNGGQCQRIDFICTKSDEITRSRGQSAADVRSAILSRNKRAKEELMKEFRKKKTLRKHFSDECFKVFTVSSTEFQDREWLDPADTEVPKLKELLQHLSDCQSETETLNYVSGAKGILSLIQGARYGEVSEDKEKLHTVLKKNLTHGLGTVSGPIQEAISAFENQLRRGVDNSKSTCDRTLEFFLKLKGKGKGRGFHRTLKCVVKNSGVYKPRKGKQLNLNEKLASKLKESIDEEFRKTFPNESKKEPFNGAIGSFSLNTETLAEQYEDGTGMQLRLEYLSTEEMTMKTKLFKDIRECKKTIYNSLTIMIEKLMEPCYKNAQQCEGKGCLDKMRNIIMEHVEENKESMFEEVKDKILEDLENLKAYILKELEKDMLLAIEYALRMYSESFPVWLDPECGNGGAGLNSFIVQVSE, from the exons ATGGATGATTTTGTACGTGAAAAATTAACTGAATGGGGTCTCAGAAACTTgatacaaacatttaaag atcaatacaTTACAAAGGAAAGTCTTTACCTTCTCATTGAGAAAGACATTGATGAATTGATCCCAATAACTGGACAAAAGGCAATCTTCAGGAACAAACTCCAGTTGCTAAAG GAGGGACAAAACGCAACCAATCAG AGGAATGAAGAAACAGCTGAGGCTGCTCAG GTTTCTCCCCACAGAAATAAAG GAAAAAGAAAGACGTTGCCTGAGGAGGAGACCGGCCAACCTGGACCAATGAAACGACATCGTgaaaccacagcagcag AAGTTACACTGTCTGAAGTGAAAGAGATCATGAAGAGGGTTGAGGATGGACTACCTAAAACAGAGCTCAATGATTTTCTATG TGAAAAGATCCATGATTTGGAGACAGAGAAGAAGGAGGTGGTTGGTGTCTTTGGTCGAACAGGAGCTGGGAAGAGCTCCTTGATAAACGCCCTCATTGGAGAGAAGAATCTCTTGCCCTCAGGAGATCTAGGTGCCTGTACAACAGTCATCATTAAGGTGGAAGCTAACATGAAGAACAAGAAGTATGAGGCAGAGATCGAATTCATCTCTAAAGAG gATTTGGAGGAGGATTTGTGGGGCCTGAAAAGAATCGTCCTGAGTGATACagatgatgaagaagaaaatgaagACAAAGATGAAAATGACGGTGGTGGTGATGTTACTGATGTCACTGATGAGGATGTTTATAAAGATGCAGTAGAAGTTCTGTCAACGCTGTatggagcaaaatggaaagaaatCTGTGCCGAAGACGCTCTCATGAACaagaaacatttcagagaaATTCCAGAATTTTTTGAGCCCGGGAAAAAGGTCTTGTCATCCCTCTCA CCTGAAAAGCTCTCTGAAGAACTCGTCAAGTACACACGAAGTGCCTCAGAGGGTGAAGACACTAGGAGGGGGTTTTGGCCTCTGGTGGAGTGTGTGACTATCAGGGTGCCAAACAATGACTTCCTCCAGCACGTCACACTTGTGGATCTACCTGGAGCTGGGGACCGCAATAAGAGACGAGATAATATGTGGAAAgag GTTGTTGGTAACTGTTCCACTGTGTGGGTTGTGGCAGAAATTAACAGAGCATTAGCAGAGAAAGAACCATGGGAGATTCTGGAAAATGCCAGCAGTGATATGGGAAATGGTGGCCAGTGTCAGCGCATTGACTTTATCTGCACCAAGTCTGATGAAATTACTAGGTCAAGAGGCCA ATCAGCAGCTGATGTTCGCTCTGCCATATTATCCAGGAACAAGAGAGCCAAAGAAGAACTAATGAAAGagttcaggaaaaaaaaaacccttcgg aaacatttcagtgatGAATGCTTCAAAGTGTTCACAGTGAGCTCCACAGAGTTTCAGGACAGAGAATGGTTAGATCCTGCAGACACTG AGGTCCCCAAACTAAAGGAACTTTTGCAACACCTCAGTGACTGTcaatcagagacagagacactgAACTATGTGTCAGGAGCCAAAGGGATTCTGTCATTAATTCAAGGAGCCCGTTATGGAGAAGTG TCTGAGGATAAAGAAAAGCTGCACACAGTCCTCAAAAAAAACTTGACACATGGACTTGGAACAGTGTCAGGACCCATACAAGAAGCCATAAGTGCTTTTGAGAACCAACTTAGGAGGGGGGTGGATAATTCCAAAAGTACATGTGATCGCACCTTGGAGTTCTTCTTAAAGCTTAAG gGAAAAGGAAAAGGACGTGGTTTTCACAGGACATTAAAGTGCGTAGTCAAAAACAGCGGGGTCTACAAACCAAGAAAAGGGAAACAGCTAAACCTCAATGAGAAGTTAGCTTCAAAGCTGAAGGAGAGCATTGATGAGGAATTCCGGAAGACATTCCC AAACGAATCAAAAAAAGAACCATTCAACGGGGCCATCGGTTCCTTTTCACTCAACACAGAGACACTGGCTGAGCAGTACGAGGATGGAACTGGGATGCAACTGCGACTGGAGTATCTCAGTACAGAG GAAATGACAATGAAGACAAAACTCTTCAAAGACATCCGAGAGTGTAAGAAAACAATCTACAACAGCCTGACAATAATGATTGAGAAACTAATGGAACCATGCTATAAAA acGCACAGCAATGTGAGGGAAAAGGCTGCCTTGACAAAATGAGGAACATAATAATGGAACatgttgaagaaaacaaggAAAGCATGTTTGAGGAGGTGAAAGATAAAATCCTGGAAGATCTGGAAAACCTTAAG